Proteins encoded in a region of the Elaeis guineensis isolate ETL-2024a chromosome 7, EG11, whole genome shotgun sequence genome:
- the LOC105049060 gene encoding uncharacterized protein: MDRRASAQDGNVVTMKRFSDYSKWIMMMLNGIVAAYYPVRGDITEHAISSYFLVCRILICSTFLADLSLMLLTSYLLRFGRISERLYIAAKILINTTGVLMMLTSASLLLLLNPSYAMVTILVLPVMAIVIIVFYNEINTGQAREVPDYDEDQRSELKQFFDLSASVTSAAFGGMIATIFGYFKNFPKDVDQVDVKFSEAFIFFTVISGLLAMLLTTLPPSLPYPNATSRYITFIKVLKYSLFGLLVLIVLAVAAEFLGQVIFLAFLPIFFAVVVWFRKEFILLGDGTSHFHSATGHESEPDTSLITITTFIFAALMAVYSVNFGSESDDLYVKTCMFFLSLAFMSSLSWMAYRSPRTPSLAKAVTVLTYSTIVWSVFAMLGLIFLAIRSGDGKRE; the protein is encoded by the exons ATGGATAGACGGGCAAGTGCTCAG GATGGCAACGTAGTCACGATGAAACGATTCTCGGACTACTCAAAATGGATCATGATGATGCTTAATGGAATAGTGGCGGCATACTATCCTGTCCGTGGAGACATAACCGAACATGCTATTAGCTCCTACTTCTTGGTCTGTCGTATACTTATATGCTCAACGTTCTTAGCTGATCTCTCACTGATGCTGCTGACTTCATATTTGCTACGGTTTGGACGAATCAGTGAACGCCTTTACATCGCCGCCAAGATCCTAATTAATACCACCGGTGTTCTTATGATGCTAACTTCCGCCAGCCTTCTGCTTCTGCTGAATCCAAGCTACGCCATGGTCACAATCCTTGTGCTTCCAGTCATGGCGATTGTCATCATCGTCTTTTACAATGAAATTAACACGGGCCAAGCCCGCGAGGTTCCTGATTATGATGAAGATCAACGATCGGAGCTGAAGCAATTCTTTGATCTCTCCGCTTCAGTTACCAGTGCCGCTTTCGGAGGAATGATAGCTACTATCTTCGGTTACTTCAAAAATTTCCCTAAAGATGTCGATCAGGTTGATGTTAAGTTCTCTGAGGCCTTCATCTTCTTCACTGTCATCTCCGGTCTGCTCGCCATGCTGCTTACCACATTACCACCTTCACTTCCTTATCCCAATGCTACATCGCGCTACATCACCTTCATCAAAGTCCTCAAATATTCCTTGTTTGGTTTGCTAGTACTGATAGTGCTAGCAGTTGCTGCTGAATTTTTGGGCCAAGTCATTTTTCTGGCTTTCTTACCGATATTCTTTGCAGTTGTGGTTTGGTTCAGAAAGGAATTCATCTTGCTGGGAGATGGAACGAGTCACTTTCACAGTGCCACAGGTCATGAAAGCGAGCCTGACACCTCCTTGATCACCATTACCACTTTCATTTTTGCAGCATTGATGGCGGTTTACTCGGTGAACTTTGGCAGTGAAAGCGACGACCTCTACGTCAAGACCTGCATGTTCTTCCTGTCCTTGGCTTTCATGTCCAGCCTGAGTTGGATGGCATATAGATCTCCAAGAACACCAAGCCTGGCAAAGGCTGTGACGGTACTTACTTATTCTACCATTGTTTGGTCGGTATTTGCTATGCTGGGTCTCATCTTCTTGGCAATTCGATCAGGCGACGGCAAGAGAGAATAA